A stretch of DNA from bacterium:
GCTCGACACGACCGTCTCGCTGGTGCCGCTGTCCACCGGGACGGTGAACAGTCTGCGGCTGTGGAGCTACGAGGAGGTGCGCGACGGCCACCCCTCGCCGCGCGTCGGCACCCGGAGCGACGTGCTGATCCGCTGGATCCGGCCGTTGCGCGTCAGGCGCGGCCGCCGGGTCCGCGTCCGCATCCGGCACGGCTGGGACGCCCGGCTCCGGCTGACCGTGCTGTGAGCGAACTGGCCGCGGCACGGGTCACGATCCGCTCGAGAGCGGTGCTCGTCGCGGAGCTCGCGGAGGCCGTGGGGGCGGAGTACGTCTTTGAGCGCCCCTCCGACGTGCTGGCCTACGAATACGATGCGTCGAACATGACCTCGCCGCCCGATCTGGTTGCGGTCCCCGGAAGCGCGGAGGAGGTGGCCGCGGTCGTCCGCATCGCCGCGCGCCACGGCGCCCCGGTGATCGCGCGCGGCGCGGGGACGGGCATCGCCGGCGGCGCGCTGCCGATCGTCGGCGGGATGGTGGCGTCGCTCGCGCGGCTCGAGCACATCGAGGCGATCGATCTCGCCGATCGCGTGGCCGTCGTCGAACCGGGCGTCATCAACCTCGACATCACCCGCGCGGTCGCCGCGGACGGCTATTTCTACGCGCCGGACCCGTCGAGCCAGTATGCGAGCAGCATCGGCGGCAACGTCGGCCACAACTCCGGCGGCCCGCACACGATCGCCTACGGCGTCACGACCAACCACATCCTGGCGCTCGACGCGGTGCTGGCCGACGGCACGGTGATCCACACCGGCGGCGCGGCACCGGACGCGCCGGGCCTCGACCTGACGGGACTCCTCGTCGGCAGCGAGGGCACCCTGGCGGTCGTCACGCGGGTCTGGGTGCGGCTGCTCCACCGCCGCGAGGCGGTTACGACCCTGCTCGCGATCTTCGCCGACCTCGACCGGGCGAGCGAAGCGGTGACCGACATCATCGGCCGGGGCGTCGGACCGGTTGCGCTCGAGATGCTGGACCGCAATACGATCCGGGCCGTGGAGCCCTTCGTGCACGCCGGCTATCCGCTCGACGCCGAGGCGGTGTTGTTGATCGAGGTCGAAGGACTGCGGCCGGTAATGGCGCGGGCCGCCGGCATCATCGACTCGATCTGCCGGGACCACGGCGCCGTCGAGGTGCGCGCCGCGCGATCCGAGGCCGAGCGCGACGCGCTGTGGCTCGGGCGCAAGGCGGCGTTCGGCACGCTCGGCCGGATCGCGATCAATTACTATCTTCACGACGCGATGGTGCCGCGATCCCGGCTGCCCGAGGTGCTGAGGCAGGTGCAGGCCGTCGCAAACCGCGAGGGCCTTACCGTGGCGAACGTCTTCCACGCCGGCGACGGCAACCTGCACCCGATCATCATATTCGACGCCCGTGTCCCGGGCGAAACGGAGCGGGTGATCCGCGCGGGCGAGGCGATGCTGCGGCTGTGCGTCGACGCCGGCGGGACGATCTCGGGAGAACACGGCATCGGCTTCGAAAAGAACAACTACATGCCCTGGATCTATTCGAACGACGATCTCGGCGCGATGCACCGGGTCAAGGAGACGTTCGATCCCGAAGGGCGGTTGAATCCGTGGAAGATGTTCCCGACGCCCATCTCGAGCGCCGAGGTGCTGATTCGACCGGCCCGGCTCCCGCCGGGGGGCGCCTCGTGGATCTAGCGCGAAAGCGTGCGGCGGCGATCGCCGCGCTGGTGTGCGCCTGCCTGCTCGCCGCCCCCACGCCGGGCGGGGCGGAGGGCGCGCTCACACCCGGGGCCGCCGCGGGCGGCGTGCCGCTCGACACCACCGTGGACAAGGTCACGACGATCCTGGGACGGCCGAGCGCGGAGTTCCAGGATCCGACGAATCCCCGCGTCATCATCCAACGCTGGGAGCCGCAGTGCCTCGGCGCGCGCTACAAACCATCAGGCGAGCTCCTCGCGCTCGACGTGTGGGCCGATCTCGGAGAACAGTGCGGGGCCGCCGGCGCCTACGCCGTGGACGGCGCCGCCGGCCGGCGGATTACGTTCGAGAGCACGCGCGCGGACGTGAAGGCCGCGTTCGGCTTCACGCCGAGCCGCGTGCTGAAGGGATTCACCTTTACGATCTTCGTGTACGACGACCAGGGCGTGGCGTTCTACGTGCGGGACGACGGCCTCAGGCGTGGACTCGTCGATGCGATGACGATATTTCCTCGCGGCACCTCGCGCGCGATCTGGGCGCCGGCGTCATGGGACGCCCGGTAAGGCCGACCGGATCGCCGGCACCACGTCGTCTACGCGGTCCACGAGCTTCACCAGCTCGATGTCGCCCGCTTCGATCCTGATCGCCCCGCGAAGGCACTCGAGCGCATCCCGCCACGGCCGCCCCACGAGGACAAGAGGACGGCGCGGAATCGACTCGGTTTGGAAGAGGTTCCAGGTGAGGGCCACTTCGCCGAGCGTGCCCATCCCGCCCGGCAGCGCCACGTAGGCGTCGGTCGCGGTGAGCCGCGCGATCCGCTGGAACAGATCCGGCATCGCCAGTTCCTCGCGCACCCACCGGTTCGGAGCATGCCGCGCGGCCCACGTGCTCACCGTCACGCCGATCGCGTGGCCGCCGGCTTCGACCGCGCCGCGGCTGACCGCCTCCATCACGCCGGCGTACCCGCCCGTGCAGAGGCTAAAGCCCGCCTCGGCGAGCAGGCGTCCAAGCCGGACGGCGTCCGCGTATGCGGGCTCGCCCGGACGCACCCTCGAGGAACCAAAGACGGTGACGCAGCCGTTCGACACGCCGGAGCCCTCCTCGTGCGGGAACTCCTGGCATAATAGGAAGGCGAAAGGACGGACGCAACGTGACCAGACCGCACCATCACGTCTTTGCCCTCGCCGCGGCGCTGTGTGTTGCGCTCGCCGGTCTGGCGCCGGCCGGACCGGCCGCCTCCGCCCCCGTGCCGGTCGCGCCGGCGAGCCGCCCGATCGTCGCGGTCGCCGACTTCTACTCGCCCGGCGCGCAGCCGGTCTCGGTCGTGACCGACCTCGAGCCGTACGCCGCCGACGTGTTGACGGGCCTGCTCGTGCGGGCCGGCGGCGCCGCCATCACGGTGCTGCCGCGCAGCGAGGTGCAGGCGCAGCAGCGCGCGCTTGGTTGGCGCGCGCAGGACGCGCTCAATTACAGCCGGCTCGGCGCGCTCGCGCAGGCCCTGCGCGCCGACCGCCTGATGCTCGGCTGGATCTCGCGCGTGTCGACGTTCCGGCAGGACTTTCTCGCATTCAACGCCGACGTGGCGCTCAACATGCAGATGTTCGACGCACGCGCGGGCCGGCTCGTCTGGCAGCGTGAGACGGACGGCTTCGGGCTGGCGGGTTTCCCGGACTTCGCCGCGCAGATCGCGCTTGACCGGGCGCTCGGCCGGGGAGCCCCGGCGGCGGCCGCCGCCGCGTCGGCCCCCGTGGACCGCACGCCGGCGCCCTAGCGACACGCTTGGGCGGGAGAGGGGAGGATTCGTGACGGACGATCAAGATCTCAGACGGCGTCTAGTCGTGATGCTGCAGGGAGGCAAGGCGCACGTCACGTTCGACCGCGCGGTGGCGCGCCTTGCGGAACCGCTGCGCGGCCGCAAGCCCCGCGGCCTTCCGTACTCGCCCTGGCAGCAGATCGAGCACATCCGTATCTGCCAGGCC
This window harbors:
- a CDS encoding LOG family protein; protein product: MSNGCVTVFGSSRVRPGEPAYADAVRLGRLLAEAGFSLCTGGYAGVMEAVSRGAVEAGGHAIGVTVSTWAARHAPNRWVREELAMPDLFQRIARLTATDAYVALPGGMGTLGEVALTWNLFQTESIPRRPLVLVGRPWRDALECLRGAIRIEAGDIELVKLVDRVDDVVPAIRSALPGVP
- a CDS encoding FAD-linked oxidase C-terminal domain-containing protein, whose product is MSELAAARVTIRSRAVLVAELAEAVGAEYVFERPSDVLAYEYDASNMTSPPDLVAVPGSAEEVAAVVRIAARHGAPVIARGAGTGIAGGALPIVGGMVASLARLEHIEAIDLADRVAVVEPGVINLDITRAVAADGYFYAPDPSSQYASSIGGNVGHNSGGPHTIAYGVTTNHILALDAVLADGTVIHTGGAAPDAPGLDLTGLLVGSEGTLAVVTRVWVRLLHRREAVTTLLAIFADLDRASEAVTDIIGRGVGPVALEMLDRNTIRAVEPFVHAGYPLDAEAVLLIEVEGLRPVMARAAGIIDSICRDHGAVEVRAARSEAERDALWLGRKAAFGTLGRIAINYYLHDAMVPRSRLPEVLRQVQAVANREGLTVANVFHAGDGNLHPIIIFDARVPGETERVIRAGEAMLRLCVDAGGTISGEHGIGFEKNNYMPWIYSNDDLGAMHRVKETFDPEGRLNPWKMFPTPISSAEVLIRPARLPPGGASWI